The following nucleotide sequence is from Thioalkalivibrio sp. XN279.
CGCCAGCACGGCCGTCGACCTGCTGAGGAACGAGGTCGTGCCGCGGGAACCGAACACGGTCCCGGACGCGCCGGCCCCGAAGGCCGCGCCGGCATCCGCACCCTTGCCGCGCTGGAGCAGCACGAGCGCAATGATGGCCACGGCGAGGAAGACATGGCTCACGGTAGCTAGAGTCTGAAGCATCTGGTCCTGGTATCCGTAACTCAGCCGGCTGCGCGACAGATGCTCGCAAAGCCCTCGACCTCGAGCGAGGCGCCGCCCACGAGCCCGCCGTCGACATCCGGCATGGCAAAAATCTCGGCTGCATTGGCGGCCTTGACGCTCCCGCCGTACAGCACCTTCACGAAGTCGGCAATATTAGCATTTTCCGCGCGCAGTAGGCCACGGATAAATGCATGCACCGCCTGCGCCTGCTCCGGGGTCGCCGTGCGCCCGGTGCCGATCGCCCAGATCGGCTCGTAGGCAATCACGGCCCGCGCAAAGGCCTCGATCCCGGCCGCCGCCAGCACCGCGCGCACCTGGCGTGCGACCACTTCCTCGGTCCGGTCCGCCTCTCGTTCTTCGAGGCTCTCGCCCACGCAGAGGATCGGCGCCAGGCCGTGCCGCTGGGCCGCCAGGAACTTGGCCGCCACCAGCGCGTCGTCCTCGGCGTTCAGGCTGCGGCGCTCCGAATGGCCGACGATCGCGTACCGGCAACCGATCTCCGCGAGCATCGCACCCGACACCTGGCCGGTGAACGCGCCCTCGTCCCGGTCCGAAACATCCTGGGCGCCCACCGTCACGGGCGTGCCCCCGGCCGCGCGACAGGCCTCCTCCAGGAACGGGAACGGCGGACACACCGCGATTTCGCACGGCGCCCCGTCGGCAAACTCGGCCGCCAGGCCGGCCACCAGCGCGCGCGTCATGGCCCGCGAGCCATACATCTTCCAGTTACCAGCGACCAGCTTCTGTCTCATCGCGGTCTCCCGTCCCGTGAAGGCGCGGCACTTTAGCCGCAGCCCCGGGGGAAATCAATGTCCGGCTGCCGCCCGGACCACCTCGGCCAGCTGTTCCGCGGTCGTGCGCGCCTGCGCTGCGTCGCGCGCCTCCACCATGACCCGGATCACGGGCTCCGTGCCCGAGGCACGCAGTACCACCCGGCCGTCGTCCCCCAGGGTCTGCTCTGCCCGCTCCACCGACACGGCGACGCCGGCCTCGGCGTCGGGGCCGAGGCGCTGCGCGACCCGCACATTGATCATCACCTGGGGCAGCCTCGGCATGTCGCCGGCCAGGTCCGCAAGGCTGCGCCCGGTGCGGCGCATCACCTCGAGCACCTGCAGCGCCGTGGCCAGGCCGTCGCCGGTCGACGTGCGCGCCAGGTTGATGATGTGCCCGGAGGTCTCCCCGCCGAGCTGCCCGCCGGCCTGCCTGAGCATGGCCATGACGTTGCGGTCGCCGACCGCGGCACGCCGGAAGTCGATGCCGAGCCCCTCCAGGGCCTGCTGCAGGCCGAGGTTGCTCATCACCGTGCCCACCACCGGCCCCCGCAGCTCGCCGCGCTCGGCCGCGTCGCGCGCGAGGATGAACAGGATCTGGTCGCCGTCCACCAACTTGCCCTTCGTGTCCACGAGCACGCAGCGATCACCGTCGCCGTCCAGGGCGATGCCCATGCACGCGCCGACCCCGCTCACGGTGGTGGCCAGCAGTTCCGGCTGGGTCGAGCCGCAGCCCTGGTTGATGTTGCGCCCGTTCGGGGAGCAGCCGATGGGAATGATCTCGGCGCCCAACTCGGCCAGCACGCGCGGCGCCACCTTGTAAGCCGCGCCGTGGGCGCAGTCGA
It contains:
- the tpiA gene encoding triose-phosphate isomerase, with the translated sequence MRQKLVAGNWKMYGSRAMTRALVAGLAAEFADGAPCEIAVCPPFPFLEEACRAAGGTPVTVGAQDVSDRDEGAFTGQVSGAMLAEIGCRYAIVGHSERRSLNAEDDALVAAKFLAAQRHGLAPILCVGESLEEREADRTEEVVARQVRAVLAAAGIEAFARAVIAYEPIWAIGTGRTATPEQAQAVHAFIRGLLRAENANIADFVKVLYGGSVKAANAAEIFAMPDVDGGLVGGASLEVEGFASICRAAG
- the glmM gene encoding phosphoglucosamine mutase translates to MSRRYFGTDGVRGTVGTPPMTVDFALRLASAAARVLAPDGGTVLIGKDTRLSGYMFEAALEAGFTAAGVDVLLVGPLPTPGVAYLCRELGAEFGLVISASHNLYDDNGIKIFAAGGEKLSDVQEQAIEALLDEPPLTRESAALGRARRVDHARIDYQEFCKTMLPQGTDLGGFKLVIDCAHGAAYKVAPRVLAELGAEIIPIGCSPNGRNINQGCGSTQPELLATTVSGVGACMGIALDGDGDRCVLVDTKGKLVDGDQILFILARDAAERGELRGPVVGTVMSNLGLQQALEGLGIDFRRAAVGDRNVMAMLRQAGGQLGGETSGHIINLARTSTGDGLATALQVLEVMRRTGRSLADLAGDMPRLPQVMINVRVAQRLGPDAEAGVAVSVERAEQTLGDDGRVVLRASGTEPVIRVMVEARDAAQARTTAEQLAEVVRAAAGH